From a single Intestinibaculum porci genomic region:
- a CDS encoding type I restriction-modification system subunit M, which translates to MDREQQRLELYKGIWQIANDLRGAVDGWDFKNYVLGMLFYRYISENMTGYINKGEHDAGNTDFDYAEMSDEDAKEAREGLIEEKGFFILPSELFCNVRKNANSNENLNETLDKVFRDIEESSVGTDSERDMKGLFDDIDVNSNKLGGSVAERNKRLVSLLNGIGSMNLGSYEDNSIDAFGDAYEYLMGMYAANAGKSGGEYFTPQEVSRLLTLIGLNGRKQVNKVYDPACGSGSLLLQSAKILGNDNVRLGYYGQEKNVTTYNLCRINMFLHNIGYEKFDIAQGDTLINPQHWDDEPFDLIVSNPPYSTKWAGDSDSVLANDERFNVAGALAPKSKADLAFVMHSLSWLSNEGTAAIVCFPGIMYRGGKEKTIRKYLVERNFVDAVIQMPGNLFFGTSIQTCLLILRKAKENDKTLFIDASSEFVSATNSNKLSEENIQTIYKWYMDKKEVEHKVKFVSIDDIAKEDYNLSVSTYVEPEDTREKIDIVKLNAEIREIVKREEKLRASIDEIIAEIEGGAENE; encoded by the coding sequence ATGGACAGAGAACAACAAAGATTAGAACTTTATAAGGGTATATGGCAGATCGCCAATGATCTAAGAGGCGCAGTTGATGGATGGGATTTCAAAAACTACGTTCTTGGTATGCTCTTTTACAGATATATTTCTGAAAATATGACTGGTTATATTAATAAAGGCGAACATGATGCCGGTAATACGGATTTTGATTACGCAGAAATGTCAGATGAAGATGCTAAAGAAGCACGTGAAGGACTTATCGAAGAAAAAGGATTCTTTATTCTTCCTTCCGAACTGTTCTGCAACGTCAGAAAAAACGCAAACAGTAACGAGAATCTGAATGAAACGCTCGATAAAGTTTTCAGAGATATCGAAGAGTCATCGGTTGGAACAGACTCTGAGCGAGATATGAAAGGACTGTTTGATGACATCGATGTCAACAGCAATAAACTTGGCGGTTCAGTAGCTGAAAGAAATAAACGTCTGGTCAGTCTTCTTAATGGGATTGGCAGCATGAACCTTGGAAGTTATGAAGACAATTCTATTGACGCATTCGGTGATGCTTATGAATACCTGATGGGCATGTATGCAGCCAATGCAGGGAAGAGCGGCGGCGAGTACTTTACACCACAGGAAGTCAGCCGACTTCTGACACTGATTGGTCTTAATGGCAGAAAACAGGTCAATAAGGTATATGACCCTGCCTGTGGATCGGGCTCACTTCTGCTCCAGTCTGCAAAAATCTTAGGCAATGATAATGTAAGACTAGGCTACTATGGTCAGGAAAAAAACGTAACCACATATAACCTCTGTCGTATCAATATGTTCCTTCATAATATCGGATATGAAAAGTTTGATATCGCACAAGGGGATACACTCATCAATCCGCAGCATTGGGATGATGAGCCGTTTGACCTGATCGTAAGTAATCCCCCATATTCAACTAAATGGGCTGGAGATTCCGACTCCGTACTCGCCAACGATGAACGTTTCAATGTTGCTGGTGCACTTGCACCAAAATCAAAAGCCGATTTAGCCTTTGTCATGCACTCATTAAGCTGGCTTTCTAATGAAGGGACCGCTGCAATTGTCTGCTTCCCAGGCATTATGTACAGAGGCGGCAAAGAAAAGACAATCAGAAAATATCTAGTAGAAAGAAACTTTGTAGATGCGGTCATTCAGATGCCAGGTAATCTCTTTTTCGGAACCTCAATTCAGACATGTCTTCTGATTCTCAGAAAGGCAAAGGAAAACGATAAGACCTTATTCATTGATGCATCAAGTGAGTTTGTTAGTGCAACCAATTCAAACAAGCTTTCTGAAGAAAACATTCAGACTATTTACAAATGGTATATGGATAAAAAAGAAGTTGAACATAAGGTTAAGTTCGTATCAATCGATGACATTGCAAAAGAAGACTACAACTTATCTGTCAGCACATATGTTGAGCCTGAAGACACACGAGAAAAGATTGACATTGTAAAACTAAATGCAGAGATCAGAGAAATTGTAAAAAGAGAAGAGAAGCTGAGAGCATCCATTGATGAAATCATTGCTGAAATCGAAGGCGGTGCAGAAAATGAATAA
- a CDS encoding restriction endonuclease subunit S has translation MNKLGELLKEYCPDGVEYKAIKEVFTRLHGTPITAKKMKEIEDPNGNIKVFAGGKTAINAMEEDIPNANITSVPAVLVQSRGVIDFIYYEKPFTFKNEMWAYTAKEKISIKFLYYVLKNNVKYFRDVAGRMGSFPQISIQVTEKFKVPVPPLPVQEEIVRILDSFTELTAKLTEELTARKKQYEYYLDKMLSINDSQSKLLSDMADVFRGEYITQKGSIAGNVPVVLGGQEPAYYVDKSNHEGEIVAVARSGASAGFVSYWNEPIYITDGFGFEARDGIALPKYLYYVLKRKEHELNAMKRGAGVPHISGEMLSKIKLPSPSIDVQKRIIEVLDNFDAICSDLNIGLPAEIEARQKQYEYYRDALLTFAETGDIIAQTDRQTDRQTDRQTDRQTDRQTDRQTDRQNIIRLVQYVFGYAYVGLEDISENCDNMRKPVTKSNRSSGEYPYYGASGIVDYVSDYIFDGDYLLISEDGANLVARVTPIAFSITGKNWVNNHAHVLKFHNLDEQKYVEMYLNNMDLTPFITGAAQPKLNQKKLNDIKIPMPDKEKTHQIVDILSRFDKICTDISSGIPAEIEARKKQYEYYRDKLLSFKKLDK, from the coding sequence ATGAATAAACTTGGTGAACTGTTAAAAGAATACTGCCCAGATGGCGTGGAATATAAAGCTATAAAAGAAGTATTTACACGCCTTCATGGAACTCCAATTACAGCAAAGAAAATGAAAGAAATAGAAGACCCTAATGGTAATATTAAAGTCTTTGCCGGTGGAAAAACTGCAATAAATGCTATGGAGGAAGATATTCCAAATGCAAATATTACGAGTGTTCCAGCTGTCTTAGTACAATCAAGAGGTGTAATTGATTTTATTTATTATGAAAAACCATTTACATTTAAAAATGAAATGTGGGCTTATACAGCTAAGGAAAAAATTTCTATAAAATTTCTTTATTATGTGTTAAAAAACAATGTGAAATATTTTCGAGATGTTGCTGGTAGAATGGGGTCATTTCCCCAAATATCAATTCAGGTGACAGAAAAATTTAAAGTTCCCGTTCCCCCGTTACCCGTTCAGGAAGAAATAGTCCGCATACTGGACTCATTCACAGAGCTTACAGCAAAGCTTACGGAAGAGCTTACAGCAAGAAAAAAGCAGTATGAGTATTATCTAGATAAGATGCTTTCTATAAATGATAGTCAATCGAAATTATTATCAGATATGGCTGATGTATTTCGCGGAGAATATATAACCCAGAAAGGAAGTATAGCTGGAAACGTTCCAGTCGTGTTAGGCGGACAGGAACCAGCGTATTATGTTGATAAATCAAATCATGAGGGTGAAATTGTAGCAGTGGCTCGCAGCGGTGCTTCAGCCGGATTTGTCTCATATTGGAACGAACCCATTTACATAACGGACGGATTTGGATTTGAGGCGCGAGATGGCATTGCACTTCCAAAATACCTTTATTACGTCCTTAAACGAAAAGAACATGAGCTGAATGCCATGAAGCGAGGCGCAGGTGTTCCGCATATCAGTGGGGAAATGCTTAGCAAGATTAAGCTACCGTCTCCATCTATAGATGTACAGAAAAGAATTATCGAAGTTCTTGATAATTTCGATGCAATATGTTCAGATCTTAACATTGGGCTTCCCGCCGAGATTGAAGCTCGTCAGAAACAGTACGAATATTACCGTGATGCACTGTTGACATTTGCTGAAACAGGAGACATAATCGCTCAGACAGACAGACAGACAGACAGACAGACAGACAGACAGACAGACAGACAGACAGACAGACAGACAGACAGACAGACAGACAGACAGAACATCATTAGATTAGTTCAGTATGTGTTTGGATATGCTTATGTTGGATTGGAAGATATATCAGAAAACTGTGACAACATGCGCAAACCTGTAACAAAGAGTAATCGTTCTTCTGGAGAATATCCATATTATGGTGCTTCTGGGATTGTAGATTACGTTTCTGATTATATATTTGATGGAGACTATCTACTCATATCAGAAGATGGGGCAAACTTAGTAGCGAGAGTTACGCCTATAGCTTTTTCAATTACAGGAAAGAACTGGGTTAATAATCATGCTCATGTTTTGAAATTTCATAATTTAGATGAGCAAAAATATGTTGAAATGTATCTTAATAATATGGATTTAACTCCATTTATTACTGGTGCTGCACAGCCAAAGCTGAATCAAAAAAAGCTCAATGATATTAAAATACCAATGCCTGATAAGGAAAAAACGCATCAGATAGTCGATATACTGAGTCGCTTTGATAAGATATGCACTGATATTTCATCAGGCATTCCAGCTGAAATAGAAGCAAGAAAGAAACAGTATGAATATTACAGAGATAAACTTCTCTCATTCAAGAAATTAGATAAATAG
- a CDS encoding type I restriction endonuclease subunit R, translating into MTAYNVVASSDDSTVVSEYTPEQFESSKYQSEAELEKEFIELLGRQGYSYLPIHSESELIDNLRTQIEKLNDFQFSDNEWDRFFNDVLANTNEGIVEKTRIIQQNNVQVLKRDDGSTKNITIINKKNIHKNYLQVINQYVNNDGLHDNRYDVTILVNGLPLIHIELKRRGIALKEAFNQIDRYQRESFWSSHGLFEYVQIFVISNGTHTKYYSNTTRNSHIAEMKNKKGSKKKTSNSFEFTSYWADANNHIITDLIDFTKTFFARHSILNILTRYCVLTSEDLLLVMRPYQITATERILNRINLATNYHREGTIGAGGYIWHSTGTGKTLTSFKTAILASQLDYIDKVLFVVDRKDLDYQTMREYDRFEKGAANGNTSTKILERQLSDLDEKGNPHEYRIIVTTIQKLSTFVKRNQGHPISNKRIVIIFDECHRSQFGEMHHQITKFFKKYYLFGFTGTPIFAPNANKNNDPAYATTPQLFGDRLHTYTIVNAINDGNVLPFRIDYINTMKMKDESDVNVEAINSESAMLSMKRISQIVSYTLDHYDQKTKRNTFYSYKGKKVSGFNSIFACQSIPAAVRYYSEFRKQIDERNAGLKIATIFSYAANEEQADGILEEENFDTSMLDATGKEVLFIAMSDYDQQFHSNFAVSGDFEAYYKDISMRMKNREIDILIVVNMFLTGFDATTLSTLWCDKNLKMHGLIQAFSRTNRILNSVKTFGNIVCFRNLSQEVEDAISLFGDKDAGSIVLLKDYKSYYDGYEEKDGRHHKGYNELINELLSKYPPDTEPFGEKQEKEFIAIFGSILRVMNILNSFDQFENDKLLTDRQMQDFQSRYLDLYKKYRRKTDKADIEDDVIFEIELVKQIEVNIDYILNLVQKYHNDNCLDDEATANILKAVDSSVQLRSKKELIAAFLARVNLMPSDEDKKVTDEWQSFVKEKYDDEVSQLIADEKLKEDKTRSLLDKSFNQGELKTGGTAIDDCMPPMSRFGGGRAKKKLRIIDKFKTLFEKFSGIM; encoded by the coding sequence ATGACAGCATACAACGTTGTAGCAAGCTCTGACGATTCTACCGTTGTAAGCGAGTATACCCCTGAGCAGTTTGAATCTTCAAAGTATCAGTCAGAAGCTGAACTTGAAAAGGAATTCATTGAACTGCTGGGAAGGCAGGGGTATTCTTACTTGCCAATACACTCTGAATCAGAGCTTATTGATAATCTTCGCACACAGATTGAAAAGCTGAATGACTTTCAATTTAGTGACAATGAGTGGGATAGATTCTTCAATGATGTTTTAGCAAACACCAATGAGGGCATTGTCGAAAAAACGAGAATCATTCAGCAGAATAATGTGCAGGTGCTTAAACGAGATGATGGAAGCACTAAAAACATTACTATCATCAATAAGAAAAATATCCACAAAAATTATCTTCAGGTAATTAATCAGTATGTCAATAATGATGGTCTGCATGATAACCGTTATGATGTAACGATTCTTGTGAATGGGCTGCCTCTTATTCACATCGAGCTGAAAAGAAGAGGCATTGCATTAAAGGAAGCTTTTAACCAGATCGATCGCTATCAGCGTGAATCATTCTGGTCTTCTCATGGCCTTTTTGAGTATGTGCAGATCTTCGTGATCAGCAACGGTACGCATACAAAGTACTATTCAAACACGACCAGAAACTCCCACATTGCGGAAATGAAGAACAAAAAAGGATCGAAGAAAAAGACTTCTAATTCATTTGAATTTACTTCTTACTGGGCAGATGCCAATAACCATATCATCACTGATCTCATTGATTTCACAAAGACGTTCTTTGCCAGACATAGCATTCTTAATATTCTGACAAGATACTGTGTACTGACATCTGAGGATCTTCTTCTTGTTATGCGTCCATATCAGATTACGGCTACCGAACGCATTCTCAATCGTATTAATCTGGCTACGAACTATCACCGAGAAGGCACAATTGGCGCAGGCGGCTACATATGGCATTCAACTGGAACAGGGAAGACCCTGACTTCCTTTAAGACAGCTATTCTAGCTTCACAGCTTGACTATATTGATAAGGTCCTGTTTGTGGTTGACAGAAAGGATCTTGATTATCAGACAATGCGTGAATATGACCGTTTCGAAAAAGGAGCAGCTAATGGCAATACATCAACAAAAATACTGGAACGTCAGCTTTCTGATCTTGACGAAAAGGGCAATCCGCATGAATACAGAATCATTGTAACGACCATTCAGAAGCTGTCTACTTTTGTTAAACGAAATCAGGGGCATCCGATCTCTAATAAACGTATTGTTATTATTTTTGATGAGTGTCATCGCTCTCAGTTCGGTGAAATGCATCATCAGATTACCAAATTCTTTAAGAAGTATTATCTCTTTGGCTTTACCGGGACACCTATTTTTGCTCCTAATGCCAACAAGAATAATGATCCTGCTTATGCGACTACGCCTCAGCTGTTTGGTGATCGCCTTCATACCTATACAATTGTTAATGCCATTAATGACGGCAATGTTCTTCCATTCAGAATTGATTATATCAACACCATGAAGATGAAGGACGAAAGCGATGTGAATGTTGAGGCCATTAACAGCGAAAGTGCAATGCTTTCTATGAAGCGCATCTCACAGATTGTCTCTTATACGCTTGATCACTATGATCAGAAAACAAAGAGAAATACGTTCTATTCTTACAAAGGGAAGAAAGTCAGCGGATTTAACAGTATTTTCGCCTGTCAGTCTATTCCGGCAGCTGTACGCTACTATTCGGAATTTAGAAAACAGATTGATGAAAGAAACGCTGGCTTAAAAATTGCTACGATTTTTAGCTATGCCGCCAATGAGGAACAGGCAGACGGTATTCTTGAAGAGGAAAACTTTGATACATCCATGCTTGATGCAACAGGCAAGGAAGTGCTATTTATAGCCATGAGTGATTATGATCAGCAGTTTCATTCCAATTTTGCAGTAAGCGGTGATTTTGAAGCTTACTATAAGGATATTTCTATGAGAATGAAAAACCGTGAGATTGATATTCTTATCGTAGTCAACATGTTCCTTACTGGATTTGATGCAACTACATTATCTACTTTATGGTGTGACAAGAATTTAAAGATGCATGGCCTGATTCAGGCATTCTCCCGTACGAACAGAATCCTAAACAGTGTTAAGACATTCGGTAATATTGTCTGCTTCAGAAACCTTTCGCAGGAGGTTGAAGATGCTATATCACTATTTGGTGATAAGGATGCAGGAAGCATCGTGCTGCTGAAGGATTACAAATCATATTATGATGGTTATGAGGAGAAAGATGGCAGACACCACAAGGGATACAACGAGCTTATTAATGAGCTGCTTTCAAAATATCCGCCAGATACTGAGCCATTTGGTGAAAAGCAGGAAAAGGAATTTATTGCTATATTTGGCAGCATTTTGAGGGTAATGAATATTCTGAACTCATTTGATCAGTTTGAAAATGATAAGCTTCTTACTGACAGACAGATGCAGGATTTTCAGTCGCGCTATCTTGATCTTTATAAAAAATACAGACGTAAAACGGATAAAGCAGATATTGAAGATGACGTGATTTTTGAAATTGAACTAGTCAAACAAATTGAGGTTAACATTGACTATATTCTTAATCTTGTCCAAAAGTATCATAATGACAACTGCCTTGATGACGAAGCAACTGCTAATATTTTAAAAGCTGTCGATTCATCTGTTCAGCTCAGGAGCAAAAAGGAACTGATCGCTGCATTCCTGGCAAGAGTTAATCTTATGCCTTCTGATGAGGATAAGAAAGTTACAGACGAATGGCAGTCATTTGTCAAAGAAAAATATGATGATGAAGTAAGTCAGCTGATCGCTGATGAAAAACTTAAGGAAGATAAAACAAGATCACTTCTTGACAAGTCATTTAATCAGGGAGAGCTTAAGACTGGCGGTACTGCCATTGATGACTGTATGCCTCCAATGAGCCGTTTTGGCGGCGGAAGAGCAAAAAAGAAACTTAGAATTATCGATAAATTTAAAACGCTTTTTGAAAAATTCTCAGGTATCATGTAA
- a CDS encoding DUF4357 domain-containing protein, with translation MSKGIIYVMSTIVPGLIKIGKTGTDNFEGRMYSLEHNGYSNVVGLQRQFAIEVEDYDEKEKLLDDIFSKSRVPGTELFALDIDLVIQLLSSFEGNQVYPETETKEQTFDEATAKRHIKEDWALVPDGTYYLKRKIKRNENKAVEASMIVKEGRYIIPKGTVISPTEAERLADNIRSVRHSDAVKDFVTQEDVTFMAPSAASDFVIGGPSNGWVNWKNQDDDPIDIYRRKRTG, from the coding sequence ATGTCAAAAGGGATAATTTATGTAATGTCAACAATTGTTCCTGGCCTTATTAAAATAGGAAAGACAGGAACTGACAATTTTGAAGGCAGAATGTACAGTCTTGAACACAATGGCTACTCAAATGTAGTTGGACTGCAGAGACAGTTTGCTATTGAGGTTGAAGATTATGATGAGAAGGAAAAACTTCTTGATGATATTTTCAGCAAGTCACGTGTTCCGGGGACTGAACTGTTTGCGCTTGATATTGATCTTGTCATTCAGCTTCTCTCATCTTTTGAAGGAAATCAGGTTTATCCTGAAACCGAGACAAAGGAGCAGACTTTTGATGAAGCAACTGCAAAAAGACATATTAAGGAAGACTGGGCACTGGTTCCCGATGGAACATATTATCTGAAAAGAAAAATCAAAAGAAATGAAAACAAAGCTGTGGAAGCCAGCATGATAGTAAAAGAAGGACGGTATATCATTCCAAAAGGGACAGTAATAAGTCCAACTGAAGCTGAACGTCTTGCTGATAATATACGTTCAGTCAGACATTCAGATGCCGTAAAAGATTTTGTGACACAGGAAGATGTTACATTTATGGCGCCTTCTGCTGCAAGCGACTTTGTTATTGGAGGTCCTTCCAATGGCTGGGTGAACTGGAAAAATCAGGACGATGATCCAATTGATATCTATAGGAGAAAACGCACCGGATAA
- a CDS encoding TniB family NTP-binding protein, giving the protein MNGSFSLLGYGGTGKSLALSIIMSHYKQVVIHRLKGGDEIYQILYLIVQCPPNGNMSAFYSNIGKAVDTAIGYTYPAFQKRIDQVRSLGEKLNIVINIIERFNIGLIIFDEIQMFLTSKNSNHERVNVKTESFQAITTIMNSTGVSIGVIGTEIAYRLIFEDQIHQNRRLGKTIYADSYCSNHSTFMRILNALIDYQWTDVKITKEDLTPDLLKAFMDCTHGIIDLIIGLYSALQHEALITDRKTKINESFVRKVAKKYYPNLMKTIDNIGASDYDRTRLAEIEEASKLMKKDISKQSDIEHERTISKIKNKPSDKDMLIKSAVAKITAVSDDFKVNSIIDVSKELYETGNYSVTDEKQFTRDVMKVLSGKKIRAKKKPDRMSKDVMMQFLDNKTQDTN; this is encoded by the coding sequence TTGAATGGCTCATTTTCTCTTCTTGGATATGGCGGGACTGGGAAAAGCTTAGCACTGTCAATTATCATGTCGCATTATAAACAGGTGGTTATCCATAGATTGAAAGGGGGAGACGAAATTTATCAGATACTTTATCTGATTGTCCAGTGTCCTCCTAACGGCAATATGTCAGCCTTTTATTCGAATATTGGAAAAGCTGTTGATACTGCTATTGGTTACACTTATCCGGCTTTTCAGAAGCGAATCGATCAAGTACGCAGCTTAGGCGAAAAACTTAATATTGTCATTAATATTATTGAACGTTTTAATATTGGATTAATCATATTTGATGAAATTCAAATGTTTTTAACTTCAAAGAATAGCAATCATGAAAGGGTTAATGTTAAAACAGAATCTTTTCAGGCCATTACTACAATCATGAACAGTACTGGTGTCAGCATTGGCGTCATCGGAACTGAAATTGCTTATCGTCTGATCTTTGAAGATCAGATCCATCAGAATCGCCGACTTGGTAAAACTATTTATGCTGACTCATACTGTTCCAATCATTCGACATTTATGCGCATACTCAATGCACTCATCGATTATCAATGGACTGACGTAAAAATCACTAAAGAAGATTTAACGCCAGATTTGCTCAAGGCATTCATGGACTGTACACATGGAATCATCGATCTGATTATTGGATTATATTCAGCACTTCAGCATGAAGCACTGATCACTGATCGCAAGACAAAGATTAATGAATCCTTCGTTAGAAAAGTTGCAAAAAAGTATTATCCGAATCTGATGAAAACGATTGATAATATTGGTGCCTCAGACTATGACCGGACACGTTTAGCTGAGATTGAAGAAGCCAGTAAGCTGATGAAAAAAGACATCAGCAAGCAGTCTGACATCGAACATGAACGTACGATATCGAAAATCAAAAATAAGCCATCTGATAAGGATATGCTGATCAAATCAGCAGTCGCTAAGATTACCGCCGTATCAGATGATTTCAAAGTGAACAGTATTATCGATGTATCTAAAGAGCTCTATGAAACTGGCAATTATTCAGTTACTGATGAAAAGCAGTTCACCAGAGATGTAATGAAAGTTTTATCAGGAAAAAAGATCAGAGCAAAAAAGAAACCAGATCGCATGTCAAAGGACGTTATGATGCAGTTTTTAGACAACAAAACACAAGATACCAATTAA